Proteins from a single region of Prinia subflava isolate CZ2003 ecotype Zambia chromosome 10, Cam_Psub_1.2, whole genome shotgun sequence:
- the TAL1 gene encoding T-cell acute lymphocytic leukemia protein 1 isoform X1 gives MKSKWTMDRPPAPPPPSDPRDARPARRHDSEAETTSEPESSRGGMEAPADPQLLLNGAAKEAGRPSPGPPAAPVPVIELVRRGGSLDIKSREAAGEAMQRAPGAEPCRAAEAACEARMVQLSPPALPLQPPGRAMLYNLGQPLATINSGFFGEPDSFSMYGSNRVKRRPSPYEMEITDGPHTKVVRRIFTNSRERWRQQNVNGAFAELRKLIPTHPPDKKLSKNEILRLAMKYINFLAKLLNDQEEEGNQRGKVNKDSGIVQEDLLQDMLSPNSSCGSSLDGAASPDSFTEEHEALDSKHARSLHHAILPVEGSAQR, from the exons ATGAAAAGCAAATG GACGATGGACaggccgcccgccccgccgccccccagtgacccccgcgatgcccgccccgcccggcggcACGACTCGGAAGCGGAGACCACGAGCGAGCCGGAGAGCAGCCGCGGGGGCATGGAGGCGCCGGCGgacccccagctgctgctcaacGGGGCGGCCAAGGAGGCGGGCCGGCCCTCCCCCGggccccccgccgcccccgtGCCCGTCATCGAGCTGGTGCGCCGCGGGGGCTCCCTGGACATAAAAAGCCGAGAGGCGGCGGGGGAGGCGATGCAGAGAGCGCCGGGAGCCGAGCCGTGCCGCGCCGCCGAGGCCGCCTGCGAGGCCCGCATGGTGCAGCTGAGCCCCCCCGCGCTCCCGCTGCAGCCCCCTGGCAGGGCCATGCTCTACAACCTGGGCCAGCCGCTGGCCACCATCAACAG CGGGTTTTTCGGAGAGCCAGACTCCTTCTCCATGTACGGCAGCAACCGGGTGAAGCGGAGACCCTCTCCGTACGAGATGGAGATCACGGACG GTCCTCACACGAAGGTGGTTCGCCGCATCTTCACCAACAGCCGGGAGCGGTGGAGGCAGCAGAACGTCAACGGGGCCTTCGCGGAGCTGCGCAAGCTCATCCCCACCCACCCGCCCGACAAAAAACTCAGCAAGAACGAGATCCTGCGCCTGGCTATGAAGTACATCAACTTCCTGGCCAAGCTGCTCAACgaccaggaggaggaaggcaacCAAAGGGGCAAAGTGAACAAAGACTCGGGGATAGTCCAGGAGGACCTCCTGCAGGACATGCTGTCCCCCAACTCCAGCTGCGGGAGCTCCCTGGACGGAGCAGCGAGCCCGGACAGCTTCACGGAGGAGCACGAGGCGCTGGACTCGAAGCACGCGCGGAGCCTGCACCACGCCATCCTCCCCGTCGAGGGCAGCGCGCAGCGGTGA
- the TAL1 gene encoding T-cell acute lymphocytic leukemia protein 1 isoform X2, whose protein sequence is MTMDRPPAPPPPSDPRDARPARRHDSEAETTSEPESSRGGMEAPADPQLLLNGAAKEAGRPSPGPPAAPVPVIELVRRGGSLDIKSREAAGEAMQRAPGAEPCRAAEAACEARMVQLSPPALPLQPPGRAMLYNLGQPLATINSGFFGEPDSFSMYGSNRVKRRPSPYEMEITDGPHTKVVRRIFTNSRERWRQQNVNGAFAELRKLIPTHPPDKKLSKNEILRLAMKYINFLAKLLNDQEEEGNQRGKVNKDSGIVQEDLLQDMLSPNSSCGSSLDGAASPDSFTEEHEALDSKHARSLHHAILPVEGSAQR, encoded by the exons AT GACGATGGACaggccgcccgccccgccgccccccagtgacccccgcgatgcccgccccgcccggcggcACGACTCGGAAGCGGAGACCACGAGCGAGCCGGAGAGCAGCCGCGGGGGCATGGAGGCGCCGGCGgacccccagctgctgctcaacGGGGCGGCCAAGGAGGCGGGCCGGCCCTCCCCCGggccccccgccgcccccgtGCCCGTCATCGAGCTGGTGCGCCGCGGGGGCTCCCTGGACATAAAAAGCCGAGAGGCGGCGGGGGAGGCGATGCAGAGAGCGCCGGGAGCCGAGCCGTGCCGCGCCGCCGAGGCCGCCTGCGAGGCCCGCATGGTGCAGCTGAGCCCCCCCGCGCTCCCGCTGCAGCCCCCTGGCAGGGCCATGCTCTACAACCTGGGCCAGCCGCTGGCCACCATCAACAG CGGGTTTTTCGGAGAGCCAGACTCCTTCTCCATGTACGGCAGCAACCGGGTGAAGCGGAGACCCTCTCCGTACGAGATGGAGATCACGGACG GTCCTCACACGAAGGTGGTTCGCCGCATCTTCACCAACAGCCGGGAGCGGTGGAGGCAGCAGAACGTCAACGGGGCCTTCGCGGAGCTGCGCAAGCTCATCCCCACCCACCCGCCCGACAAAAAACTCAGCAAGAACGAGATCCTGCGCCTGGCTATGAAGTACATCAACTTCCTGGCCAAGCTGCTCAACgaccaggaggaggaaggcaacCAAAGGGGCAAAGTGAACAAAGACTCGGGGATAGTCCAGGAGGACCTCCTGCAGGACATGCTGTCCCCCAACTCCAGCTGCGGGAGCTCCCTGGACGGAGCAGCGAGCCCGGACAGCTTCACGGAGGAGCACGAGGCGCTGGACTCGAAGCACGCGCGGAGCCTGCACCACGCCATCCTCCCCGTCGAGGGCAGCGCGCAGCGGTGA
- the TAL1 gene encoding T-cell acute lymphocytic leukemia protein 1 isoform X3, with the protein MDRPPAPPPPSDPRDARPARRHDSEAETTSEPESSRGGMEAPADPQLLLNGAAKEAGRPSPGPPAAPVPVIELVRRGGSLDIKSREAAGEAMQRAPGAEPCRAAEAACEARMVQLSPPALPLQPPGRAMLYNLGQPLATINSGFFGEPDSFSMYGSNRVKRRPSPYEMEITDGPHTKVVRRIFTNSRERWRQQNVNGAFAELRKLIPTHPPDKKLSKNEILRLAMKYINFLAKLLNDQEEEGNQRGKVNKDSGIVQEDLLQDMLSPNSSCGSSLDGAASPDSFTEEHEALDSKHARSLHHAILPVEGSAQR; encoded by the exons ATGGACaggccgcccgccccgccgccccccagtgacccccgcgatgcccgccccgcccggcggcACGACTCGGAAGCGGAGACCACGAGCGAGCCGGAGAGCAGCCGCGGGGGCATGGAGGCGCCGGCGgacccccagctgctgctcaacGGGGCGGCCAAGGAGGCGGGCCGGCCCTCCCCCGggccccccgccgcccccgtGCCCGTCATCGAGCTGGTGCGCCGCGGGGGCTCCCTGGACATAAAAAGCCGAGAGGCGGCGGGGGAGGCGATGCAGAGAGCGCCGGGAGCCGAGCCGTGCCGCGCCGCCGAGGCCGCCTGCGAGGCCCGCATGGTGCAGCTGAGCCCCCCCGCGCTCCCGCTGCAGCCCCCTGGCAGGGCCATGCTCTACAACCTGGGCCAGCCGCTGGCCACCATCAACAG CGGGTTTTTCGGAGAGCCAGACTCCTTCTCCATGTACGGCAGCAACCGGGTGAAGCGGAGACCCTCTCCGTACGAGATGGAGATCACGGACG GTCCTCACACGAAGGTGGTTCGCCGCATCTTCACCAACAGCCGGGAGCGGTGGAGGCAGCAGAACGTCAACGGGGCCTTCGCGGAGCTGCGCAAGCTCATCCCCACCCACCCGCCCGACAAAAAACTCAGCAAGAACGAGATCCTGCGCCTGGCTATGAAGTACATCAACTTCCTGGCCAAGCTGCTCAACgaccaggaggaggaaggcaacCAAAGGGGCAAAGTGAACAAAGACTCGGGGATAGTCCAGGAGGACCTCCTGCAGGACATGCTGTCCCCCAACTCCAGCTGCGGGAGCTCCCTGGACGGAGCAGCGAGCCCGGACAGCTTCACGGAGGAGCACGAGGCGCTGGACTCGAAGCACGCGCGGAGCCTGCACCACGCCATCCTCCCCGTCGAGGGCAGCGCGCAGCGGTGA